One stretch of Molothrus aeneus isolate 106 chromosome 2, BPBGC_Maene_1.0, whole genome shotgun sequence DNA includes these proteins:
- the TPBGL gene encoding trophoblast glycoprotein-like, with the protein MARRQARRAGGGPRWLPWLGLALLPLAVPPAAAPAACPSACYCVATPELVQCRYERLEEPPRELPAAVQNLSIAGSNLSVLSRAAFAARPLRDLRLLRLRHDNIHTIEDMALQGLPALRTLDLSHNPLLSVAAGAFAGAPLLRTLQLNQALLAAPLEEQLALALRNLSLRRLELAGNALQALPAALLPPGLEELDLRNNSLQRLAAAELRSLDAPELRGLRLSLGSNPLSCDCGLRPFLAWLRGAAANRVLDARSLRCAGPAALRGTALLRLRPEALACARGDGGEPAELETASYVFFGIVLALIGVVFLMVLYLNRRGIKRWLHNLREACRDQMEGYHYRYEQDADPRCAGTPGL; encoded by the coding sequence ATGGCCCGCAGGCaggcgcggcgggcgggcggcgggccgcgctggctgccctggctggggctcgCCCTGCTGCCGCTGGCCgtgccgcccgccgccgcccccgccgcctgCCCGTCCGCCTGCTACTGCGTGGCCACCCCGGAGCTGGTGCAGTGCCGCTACGAGCGGCTGGAGGAGCCGCCGCGGGAGCTGCCGGCCGCCGTGCAGAACCTCAGCATCGCCGGCAGCAACCTGAGCGTCCTGTCCCGCGCCGCCTTCGCCGCCCGCCCGCTGCGCGACCTCCGCCTGCTCCGCCTGCGCCACGACAACATCCACACCATCGAAGACatggccctgcagggcctgcCCGCCCTGCGCACCCTCGACCTCAGCCACAACCCGCTGCTCTCGGTGGCCGCCGGCGCCTTCGCCGGGGCGCCGCTGCTGCGCACGCTGCAGCTGAACCAGGCGCTGCTGGCGGCCCCGCTCGAGGAGCAGCTCGCCCTGGCCCTGCGCAACCTCAGCCTGCGGCGCCTGGAGCTGGCGGGCAACGCGCTGCAGGCGCTGCCGGCCGCCCTGCTGCCGCCcggcctggaggagctggaccTGCGCAACAACTCGCTGCAGCGGCTGGCGGCCGCCGAGCTGCGCAGCCTGGACGCTCCCGAGCTGCGGGGGCTGCGCCTCAGCCTGGGCTCCAACCCGCTGAGCTGCGACTGCGGCCTGCGGCCCTTCCTGGCCTGGCTGCGCGGCGCCGCCGCGAACCGCGTGCTCGACGCGCGGAGCCTGCGGtgcgcggggccggcggcgctGCGGGGCACGGCGCTGCTCCGCCTGCGGCCCGAGGCGCTGGCCTGCGCCCGCGGCGACGGCGGCGAGCCCGCCGAGCTGGAGACCGCCTCCTACGTCTTCTTCGGCATCGTCCTGGCGCTCATCGGCGTCGTCTTCCTCATGGTGCTCTACCTGAACCGCCGCGGCATCAAGCGCTGGCTGCACAACCTGCGCGAGGCCTGCCGCGACCAGATGGAGGGATACCACTACCGCTACGAGCAGGACGCCGACCCGCGCTGCGCCGGCACGCCCGGCCTCTGA